One genomic region from Candidatus Binatia bacterium encodes:
- the radC gene encoding DNA repair protein RadC, which produces MAGSRPISQWPQSDRPREKLLTRGPGVLSDAELLAILLRTGVKGASAVDHGRAIMEEFGNFRQLASAGVGDLRKIKGLGPAKAAQVLAALEIAKRYGEQEFKPGEALRGSSDVYAHFRERLASETREHFYAVLLDNKHRKIKDISVSHGSLTASIVHPRDVFAPVVREAAAAVIFVHNHPSGDPTPSKEDIEITRRLREVGDLMGVRVLDHIVIGKGRYVSFVDDGYW; this is translated from the coding sequence ATGGCTGGCTCACGTCCTATCAGTCAATGGCCGCAGAGTGATCGACCGCGAGAGAAACTTCTGACGCGGGGACCCGGCGTCCTGTCGGACGCGGAGCTGTTGGCCATCCTGCTGCGCACCGGGGTGAAAGGGGCCAGTGCGGTCGACCACGGCCGTGCCATCATGGAGGAGTTCGGCAACTTCCGCCAACTGGCGTCCGCCGGCGTCGGTGACCTGCGCAAGATCAAAGGGCTGGGGCCGGCGAAGGCGGCGCAGGTGCTGGCGGCGTTGGAGATCGCCAAGCGCTACGGCGAGCAGGAGTTCAAACCCGGTGAGGCCCTGCGGGGCAGCAGCGATGTCTACGCTCACTTCCGCGAACGCTTGGCCAGCGAGACGCGCGAGCACTTCTACGCCGTGCTGCTCGACAACAAGCATCGCAAGATCAAGGACATCTCGGTCTCACACGGGTCGCTCACGGCCAGCATCGTGCATCCGCGCGATGTCTTCGCGCCGGTGGTGCGCGAGGCGGCGGCGGCCGTCATCTTCGTGCACAACCATCCCAGCGGCGACCCGACCCCGAGCAAGGAAGACATCGAGATCACGCGGCGGCTGCGCGAGGTCGGTGACCTGATGGGCGTCCGCGTCCTCGATCACATCGTCATCGGCAAGGGCCGTTACGTCAGCTTCGTGGATGATGGATACTGGTGA